In one Corallococcus sp. EGB genomic region, the following are encoded:
- a CDS encoding peptide MFS transporter encodes MQSTVAAGEARKGHPPGLYLLFATEMWERMSYYGMRGLLVLFLTDKVRGGFGWSTADALSLYGTYTGLVYLTPILGGYIADRFIGQRKAVLMGGVLMVIGHLLLALPGIPIFYTGLGFLIIGNGFFKPNISTMVGGLYPAGDGRRDGAFTIFYMGINLGAVLGNFICGTLGERVGWHWGFGSAGVGMTLGVLVFVALGKRFLGNVGMEPAPRPTPAQTPTVNGKRRAFSREEWDRIIVILIIAMFVVAFWTGFEQAGGLMNLYTDQKVDRSMFGWEVPTTWFQNFNSVFIVTLAPIFAMVWSSLAAKGKDLSIPVKMSLGLIFLAVGFAFMLGASKESAADGKAAAWWVIMAYLFHTMGELCLSPVGLSMVSKVAPQRVTSAMMGVWFLANAVANKLSGVLGGYSEKMGEFSVFLTIVIGAGLSGVILLFLAPMLKRMMHGTDEVTPAAAPTHQEGTVHPAT; translated from the coding sequence ATGCAAAGCACCGTCGCCGCGGGCGAGGCCCGCAAGGGGCATCCCCCGGGCCTCTACCTGTTGTTCGCCACCGAGATGTGGGAGCGCATGTCCTATTACGGCATGCGCGGCCTGCTGGTGCTCTTCCTCACCGACAAGGTGCGGGGCGGCTTTGGCTGGTCCACGGCGGATGCGCTGAGCCTGTACGGCACGTACACCGGCCTCGTGTACCTGACGCCCATCCTGGGCGGCTACATCGCGGACCGCTTCATCGGCCAGCGCAAGGCGGTGCTGATGGGCGGCGTGCTGATGGTCATCGGCCACCTGCTGCTGGCGCTCCCGGGAATCCCCATCTTCTACACGGGCCTGGGCTTCCTCATCATTGGCAACGGCTTCTTCAAGCCGAACATCTCCACCATGGTGGGCGGGCTGTACCCCGCGGGTGACGGCCGGCGCGACGGTGCCTTCACCATCTTCTACATGGGCATCAACCTGGGCGCGGTGCTGGGCAACTTCATCTGCGGCACGCTGGGGGAGCGCGTGGGCTGGCACTGGGGCTTCGGCTCCGCCGGCGTGGGCATGACGCTGGGCGTGCTCGTCTTCGTGGCGCTGGGCAAGCGCTTCCTGGGCAACGTGGGGATGGAGCCCGCGCCGCGCCCCACGCCCGCCCAGACGCCGACGGTGAATGGCAAGCGCCGCGCGTTCTCCCGCGAGGAGTGGGACCGCATCATCGTCATCCTCATCATCGCGATGTTCGTGGTGGCGTTCTGGACGGGCTTCGAGCAGGCGGGCGGCCTGATGAACCTCTACACGGACCAGAAGGTGGACCGCTCGATGTTCGGCTGGGAGGTGCCCACCACCTGGTTCCAGAACTTCAACTCCGTCTTCATCGTGACGCTGGCGCCCATCTTCGCGATGGTGTGGAGCTCGCTGGCGGCGAAGGGCAAGGACCTGAGCATCCCGGTGAAGATGTCCCTGGGGCTCATCTTCCTGGCGGTGGGCTTCGCCTTCATGCTGGGCGCCTCCAAGGAGAGCGCCGCGGACGGCAAGGCGGCGGCGTGGTGGGTCATCATGGCGTACCTCTTCCACACCATGGGCGAGCTGTGCCTGTCGCCGGTGGGCCTGTCCATGGTGAGCAAGGTGGCGCCCCAGCGCGTCACCTCCGCGATGATGGGCGTGTGGTTCCTGGCGAACGCGGTGGCCAACAAGCTGTCCGGCGTGCTGGGGGGCTACTCGGAGAAGATGGGTGAGTTCAGCGTGTTCCTCACCATCGTCATCGGCGCGGGCCTGTCGGGCGTCATCCTGCTGTTCCTCGCCCCCATGCTGAAGCGGATGATGCACGGCACGGACGAGGTGACGCCCGCGGCGGCGCCCACGCACCAGGAAGGCACCGTCCACCCGGCCACCTGA
- the uvrA gene encoding excinuclease ABC subunit UvrA, with product MSEPDVISIRGAREHNLKTVSLDIPKKKLVVFTGVSGSGKSSLAFDTLYAEGQRRYVESLSSYARQFLGQMEKPRYDTLRGLSPTISIEQKAASNNPRSTVGTVTEVHDYLRVLYASIGVQHCPQCGRKVGKQSAQQIVDEIMKLPAGTKLQVLAPIVTNRKGEHKDLLAEAQKRGFSRARVDGKVRELEERIELDKKSKHDIALIIDRLVLKPDLRTRLTDSVETALREGKGTLIITDEKGTLSSDRVMSELNACPACGLSFGDLTPASFSFNNPLGMCTDCNGLGTRPEMDPDLLVPDQSRSIRDGAIEPWASGMNRGEGWTADFVESLAAAFKIDLDVPYAKLSKREKDVLMNGAKGKSFTVQWGDNGQYDMEWEGLLARTMRNFKTTTSEARKAELQKYFSDKPCPSCKGERLRPESRAVKVHQRTLVDLSRMTITEARTFLTQLGLSAQEEKIAQELLKEIRSRLSFLVDVGLGYLTLDRTASTLSGGESQRIRLASQMGSELTGVIYILDEPSIGLHQRDNGKLLATLKRLRDLGNSVIVVEHDEETMEEADYLVDFGPGAGELGGQVVAQGTPKQVMADEQSLTGAYLSGRQEIEVPESRRPVNPKHQISIVGATENNLKNVDADIPLGIFTAVTGVSGAGKSTLINEILYPALARALYDSREPMGKHKSIKGLEHLDKVIDIDQRPIGRTPRSNPATYTKVFDAIREVFAMTPEARTFGYGPGRFSFNIKGGRCEACEGDGVKLVEMHFLADVYVPCEVCNGKRFNEATLRVRYKGKNIAETLDLSVREAVDHFSAHKDILRVLTTLTDVGLGYLRLGQPSPTLSGGEAQRIKLARELARVATGRTLYILDEPTTGLHFEDIRKLLSVLNRLVEAGNSVLVIEHNLDVIKSADWLIDLGPEGGSGGGNILATGTPEDVAKVEASHTGRYLKHVLGKSRRARIGKRVDAA from the coding sequence ATGTCCGAGCCCGACGTCATTTCCATCCGCGGTGCCAGGGAGCACAACCTCAAGACCGTCTCCCTGGACATCCCGAAGAAGAAGCTCGTGGTGTTCACCGGCGTGTCGGGCTCTGGGAAGAGCTCGCTCGCGTTCGACACGCTCTACGCGGAGGGCCAGCGCCGCTACGTGGAGAGCCTTTCCTCGTATGCGCGCCAGTTCCTGGGGCAGATGGAGAAGCCCCGCTACGACACGCTGCGCGGCCTGTCCCCCACCATCTCCATCGAGCAGAAGGCGGCCAGCAACAACCCGCGCTCCACGGTGGGCACCGTCACGGAGGTGCACGACTACCTGCGCGTGCTCTACGCCTCCATCGGGGTGCAGCACTGCCCCCAGTGCGGCCGCAAGGTGGGCAAGCAGAGCGCCCAGCAGATCGTCGACGAAATCATGAAGCTGCCGGCGGGCACCAAGCTCCAGGTGCTGGCGCCCATCGTCACGAACCGCAAGGGCGAGCACAAGGACCTGCTGGCCGAGGCCCAGAAGCGCGGCTTCTCCCGCGCGCGCGTGGACGGCAAGGTGCGCGAGCTGGAGGAGCGCATCGAGCTGGACAAGAAGTCCAAGCACGACATCGCGCTCATCATCGACCGGCTGGTGTTGAAGCCGGACCTGCGCACGCGCCTGACGGACTCCGTGGAGACCGCGCTGCGCGAGGGCAAGGGCACGCTGATCATCACGGATGAGAAGGGCACGCTCTCCTCCGACCGCGTGATGAGCGAGCTGAACGCGTGCCCCGCGTGCGGCCTGTCCTTCGGGGACCTCACGCCGGCGTCGTTCTCCTTCAACAACCCGCTGGGCATGTGCACGGACTGCAACGGCCTGGGCACCCGTCCGGAGATGGACCCGGATCTGCTGGTGCCGGACCAGAGCCGCAGCATCCGCGACGGCGCGATTGAACCGTGGGCCAGCGGCATGAACCGCGGCGAGGGCTGGACGGCGGACTTCGTGGAGAGCCTGGCGGCGGCGTTCAAGATCGACCTGGACGTGCCGTACGCGAAGCTGTCCAAGCGGGAGAAGGACGTCCTGATGAACGGCGCGAAGGGCAAGTCCTTCACCGTGCAGTGGGGCGACAACGGCCAGTACGACATGGAGTGGGAGGGCCTGCTCGCCCGCACCATGCGCAACTTCAAGACGACGACGTCGGAGGCGCGCAAGGCGGAGCTGCAGAAGTACTTCAGCGACAAGCCCTGCCCGTCCTGCAAGGGCGAGCGCCTGCGCCCGGAGAGCCGCGCGGTGAAGGTGCACCAGCGCACGCTGGTGGACCTGAGCCGGATGACCATCACGGAGGCGCGGACGTTCCTGACGCAGCTGGGGCTGAGCGCGCAGGAGGAGAAGATCGCCCAGGAGCTGCTCAAGGAGATCCGCAGCCGCCTGTCCTTCCTGGTGGACGTGGGCCTGGGCTACCTCACGCTGGACCGCACCGCGTCCACGCTGTCCGGCGGTGAGAGCCAGCGCATCCGGCTGGCGTCGCAGATGGGCAGCGAATTGACGGGCGTCATCTACATCCTGGACGAGCCCTCCATCGGCCTGCACCAGCGCGACAACGGCAAGCTGCTGGCCACGCTCAAGCGCCTGAGGGATCTGGGCAACTCCGTCATCGTCGTGGAGCACGACGAGGAGACGATGGAGGAGGCGGACTACCTGGTGGACTTCGGTCCCGGCGCGGGCGAGCTGGGCGGACAGGTGGTGGCCCAGGGCACGCCCAAGCAGGTGATGGCGGACGAGCAGAGCCTCACCGGCGCGTACCTCTCCGGGCGCCAGGAGATTGAAGTCCCCGAGTCGCGCCGCCCGGTGAACCCCAAGCATCAGATCTCCATCGTGGGTGCGACGGAGAACAACCTGAAGAACGTGGACGCGGACATCCCGCTGGGCATCTTCACGGCGGTGACGGGCGTGTCCGGCGCGGGCAAGTCCACGCTGATCAACGAAATCCTGTACCCGGCGCTGGCGCGCGCGCTCTACGACAGCCGCGAGCCCATGGGGAAGCACAAGTCCATCAAGGGCCTGGAGCACCTGGACAAGGTCATCGACATCGACCAGCGGCCCATTGGCCGCACACCGCGCAGCAACCCGGCCACGTACACCAAGGTGTTCGACGCCATCCGGGAGGTGTTCGCCATGACGCCGGAGGCCCGCACGTTCGGGTACGGCCCGGGCCGCTTCAGCTTCAACATCAAGGGCGGCCGCTGCGAGGCGTGCGAGGGCGACGGCGTGAAGCTGGTGGAGATGCACTTCCTCGCGGACGTGTACGTCCCCTGCGAGGTCTGCAACGGCAAGCGCTTCAACGAGGCCACGCTGCGCGTGCGCTACAAGGGCAAGAACATCGCGGAGACGCTGGACCTGAGCGTGCGCGAGGCGGTGGACCACTTCAGCGCGCACAAGGACATCCTGCGCGTGCTGACGACGCTCACCGACGTGGGCCTGGGCTACCTGCGGCTGGGCCAGCCCTCCCCCACCCTGTCCGGCGGTGAAGCGCAGCGCATCAAGCTCGCCCGGGAGCTGGCCCGGGTGGCCACCGGCCGCACGCTCTACATCCTGGACGAGCCCACCACGGGCCTGCACTTCGAGGACATCCGCAAGCTGCTCTCCGTGCTCAACCGGCTGGTGGAGGCGGGCAACAGCGTGCTCGTCATCGAGCACAACCTGGACGTCATCAAGAGCGCGGACTGGCTCATCGACCTGGGGCCGGAGGGCGGCTCGGGCGGCGGCAACATCCTGGCCACCGGCACGCCGGAGGACGTGGCGAAGGTGGAGGCCAGCCACACCGGCCGCTACCTCAAGCACGTGCTGGGCAAGTCGCGCCGGGCGCGCATTGGCAAGCGCGTGGACGCGGCCTGA
- a CDS encoding GAF domain-containing sensor histidine kinase — protein MADHGADGDHKLTEERLALLSVLQELTVAALDLLDPHKPADDFLDRVAERLGCVVALWLQADARGQVGLLGSSGLSSASRQLPIPGRPPRPGPPAPLWGDLPYPELDSPGLVRWSVPIGEAGAPASLLLLYFDREPHLPRQYRGMVDRLGGVLRTALVHRQLFARTLDSERALQHERDFSSAVLDTARALVVVLDPEGRIVRFNRACQEMTGYSFEELRGAYFWKRLQPPEEAARVEANFAVLAAGRGFEQSENHWLTRKGERRLISWSSNVLRGESGAIEYVIGTGIDITEQRRAEEERDQTFQREQQARARAEEQEVRSAFLAEASGLLTGSLAPEDALRSVAALTVHRFADWCAVDLRDGGHSFQRITEARSEALRATAPSRMHCALPDLEAEHGPGRVLRLGEAEFCPDGCASMSLGCVRDAEGLSEVVEFQSWISVPLLAREHALGALTLARMKGGGPYGPADLALAQELARRAAMALDNARLYQQAQLAIGLRDEFLSIASHELKTPVTSLQLSVQGLLRLGRTGALRTAPVEAVTHSLEVIERQAKRMAKLVNTLLDVSRIHAGRLELEFEEVDLAALVRDVAARFTQELATSGTRLQVHADTAMPGEWDRSRLDQIITNLLSNAIKYGEGRPIEVRVEGDAVTARLSVRDQGIGIPAERHARIFRAFERAVSSRHYGGLGLGLHIVNQLVERLGGSVRVESEAGQGATFTVELPRRGPHASPPADLTMQVGP, from the coding sequence ATGGCGGACCACGGCGCGGACGGGGACCACAAGCTCACCGAGGAGCGGCTCGCGCTGCTGAGCGTGCTGCAGGAGCTCACCGTCGCGGCGCTCGACCTGCTGGATCCCCACAAGCCCGCCGACGACTTCCTGGACCGCGTCGCGGAGCGGCTGGGGTGCGTGGTTGCCCTCTGGCTCCAGGCGGATGCGCGGGGGCAGGTGGGGCTGCTGGGCTCCAGCGGACTGTCCTCGGCCTCCCGCCAGCTCCCGATTCCGGGGCGGCCTCCGCGCCCCGGGCCGCCAGCGCCCCTCTGGGGCGACCTGCCCTATCCGGAGCTGGACTCGCCGGGGCTCGTGCGGTGGTCCGTGCCCATTGGCGAGGCCGGGGCCCCGGCCAGCTTGCTGCTGCTGTACTTCGACCGCGAGCCGCACCTGCCGCGGCAATACCGGGGCATGGTGGACCGGCTCGGGGGCGTGCTCCGCACCGCGCTCGTCCACCGGCAGCTCTTCGCGCGGACCCTGGACAGCGAGCGCGCGCTCCAGCACGAGCGGGACTTCAGCTCGGCGGTCCTGGATACGGCCCGCGCGCTGGTCGTCGTCCTGGATCCCGAAGGGCGGATCGTCCGCTTCAACCGGGCGTGCCAGGAGATGACGGGCTACTCCTTCGAGGAGCTGCGCGGCGCGTATTTCTGGAAGCGGCTCCAGCCGCCGGAAGAGGCCGCGCGGGTCGAGGCGAACTTCGCCGTGCTCGCGGCCGGGCGGGGGTTCGAGCAATCCGAGAACCACTGGCTGACACGCAAGGGAGAGCGCCGCCTCATCTCCTGGTCCAGCAACGTCCTGCGAGGCGAGTCGGGCGCGATTGAGTACGTCATCGGCACCGGCATCGACATCACCGAGCAGCGCCGGGCCGAGGAGGAGCGCGACCAGACCTTCCAGCGTGAGCAGCAGGCGCGCGCCAGGGCCGAGGAGCAGGAGGTGCGGTCCGCGTTCCTGGCGGAGGCCTCCGGGCTGCTCACCGGCTCGCTCGCCCCCGAGGACGCGCTGCGCAGCGTGGCCGCGCTGACCGTCCACCGGTTCGCTGACTGGTGCGCGGTGGATCTCCGGGACGGAGGGCACTCCTTCCAGCGCATCACCGAGGCCCGCTCCGAGGCGCTGCGCGCCACCGCGCCTTCGCGGATGCACTGCGCGCTGCCCGACCTGGAGGCCGAGCATGGCCCGGGACGGGTGCTGCGCCTGGGCGAAGCGGAGTTCTGCCCGGACGGATGCGCCTCCATGTCCCTGGGCTGCGTCCGGGACGCAGAGGGCCTGTCCGAGGTCGTCGAGTTCCAGTCCTGGATCTCCGTGCCGCTGCTCGCCCGGGAGCATGCGCTCGGCGCGCTCACGCTCGCGCGCATGAAGGGCGGCGGCCCGTATGGTCCAGCGGACCTGGCCCTCGCGCAGGAGCTGGCCCGCCGCGCGGCGATGGCGCTGGACAACGCCCGCCTCTATCAGCAGGCCCAGCTGGCGATTGGCCTCCGGGATGAGTTCCTCTCCATTGCCTCCCATGAGCTGAAGACCCCCGTCACGTCGCTCCAGCTGTCGGTGCAGGGGCTGCTGCGCCTGGGCCGGACCGGCGCGCTGCGGACCGCGCCGGTGGAGGCCGTCACGCATTCACTCGAGGTCATCGAGCGCCAGGCGAAGCGGATGGCGAAGCTCGTCAACACGCTGCTGGACGTGTCCCGCATCCACGCCGGCCGGCTCGAGCTCGAGTTCGAGGAGGTGGACCTGGCCGCGCTGGTCCGGGACGTCGCGGCGCGCTTCACCCAGGAGCTGGCCACGTCGGGGACCCGGCTCCAGGTCCACGCCGACACGGCGATGCCGGGCGAGTGGGACCGGTCGCGGTTGGATCAGATCATCACCAACCTGCTCTCGAACGCCATCAAGTACGGCGAAGGAAGGCCCATTGAGGTCCGGGTGGAGGGGGACGCCGTGACGGCCCGCCTGTCGGTCCGGGATCAGGGCATCGGCATCCCGGCGGAGCGGCACGCGCGCATCTTCCGGGCCTTCGAGCGCGCGGTGTCGTCGCGCCACTATGGAGGCCTGGGGCTGGGCCTCCACATCGTGAACCAGCTCGTCGAGAGGCTGGGGGGCTCGGTCCGGGTCGAAAGCGAGGCGGGGCAGGGCGCCACCTTCACGGTGGAGCTGCCCCGCCGGGGGCCGCATGCGTCTCCCCCGGCGGACCTGACGATGCAGGTGGGGCCCTAA
- a CDS encoding FIST signal transduction protein codes for MRIQIGKSRSLDCAVAAREAGQEALRGADAPTFALVLCTDQYDAVALASAVGAELGDIPWAGCCAAGVFAGTELMLQGLVIALFRGDDFRVGVGMGGPVSETPRAAGRAAVAEAVSKLPPKPPGYRRTLFVLPDALSGNSTEVVRGAQQEAGAGIRWAGGGAGNNVRFVKTAQFTQGRAYQDQVVVIAFDALAPFGVGIQHGWSPYGPPSQVTRSRGSTAVELDYERAFEVYRHTAESRGDPLDARSFPLFAMTHPLGIPQANGEFVIRDPLSVEPDGSVRFIAEVPDGSLVRVMEGKRADLLDAAASAATLAREATPGAVGGAVVFDCVSRYLLLGEGVREELSRFQEALGEGVPVVGCLTLGEVGAMGGGVPQFHNKTAVVVALPG; via the coding sequence ATGCGGATCCAAATCGGAAAGAGCCGCTCGCTGGATTGCGCCGTCGCGGCGCGGGAGGCGGGCCAGGAGGCGCTGCGCGGCGCGGACGCGCCCACCTTCGCCCTCGTGCTGTGCACGGACCAGTACGACGCGGTGGCGCTGGCGTCCGCCGTTGGCGCGGAGCTCGGGGACATCCCCTGGGCCGGGTGCTGCGCGGCGGGCGTCTTCGCGGGGACGGAGCTGATGCTCCAGGGCCTGGTCATCGCGCTCTTCCGCGGCGATGACTTCCGCGTCGGCGTGGGGATGGGCGGGCCGGTCAGTGAGACCCCCAGGGCAGCCGGGCGCGCGGCGGTGGCGGAGGCCGTCAGCAAGCTGCCTCCCAAGCCGCCCGGATACCGGCGCACGCTGTTCGTCCTGCCGGACGCGCTGAGCGGCAACTCGACGGAGGTCGTGCGCGGGGCTCAACAGGAGGCGGGCGCGGGCATCCGGTGGGCGGGGGGCGGAGCGGGCAACAACGTCCGGTTCGTGAAGACGGCCCAGTTCACGCAAGGGCGCGCCTACCAGGACCAGGTGGTCGTGATTGCCTTTGACGCCCTGGCGCCGTTCGGCGTGGGCATCCAGCACGGCTGGTCTCCGTATGGGCCGCCCTCGCAGGTCACCAGGTCTCGCGGATCGACCGCCGTCGAGCTCGATTACGAGCGCGCCTTCGAGGTCTACCGGCACACGGCCGAGAGCCGGGGAGACCCCCTGGATGCGCGGAGCTTTCCCCTCTTCGCGATGACCCACCCGCTGGGGATTCCCCAGGCCAATGGCGAGTTCGTGATCCGCGACCCCCTGTCCGTCGAACCCGACGGTTCGGTGCGCTTCATCGCCGAGGTCCCTGACGGCTCCCTGGTCCGCGTCATGGAGGGCAAGCGCGCGGACCTGCTCGACGCCGCGGCCAGTGCCGCCACCCTGGCCCGGGAGGCAACCCCTGGCGCGGTGGGCGGCGCGGTGGTGTTCGATTGCGTCTCCCGGTACCTCCTCCTGGGCGAGGGCGTCCGGGAGGAGCTTTCACGGTTCCAGGAGGCGCTCGGAGAGGGCGTCCCGGTCGTGGGCTGCCTGACCCTGGGCGAGGTGGGGGCCATGGGCGGTGGCGTTCCCCAGTTCCACAACAAGACCGCGGTGGTGGTCGCCCTGCCCGGATGA
- a CDS encoding MFS transporter, with protein sequence MAETSTAPTAQRFPPQIPYIIGNEACERFSFYGMRNILTVFFIDYLLRTHVPETGAREAQAKSLMHLFMAGVFFFPLIGGYLADRFFGKFHTIFVLSLVYCGGHACLALFEDNATGFYTGLTLIAIGSGGIKPCVSAMVGDQFTEKNKHLVKKVFAIFYWTINFGSFFASLFVPLLMTKFGPAVAFGVPGILMFLATVIFWAGRKHYVLVPPTGPNPHSFFKVVASAFRGRPVQGGGWLDRAKAEHPADAVEGVKAVFRVSALLLPFVPFFWMLFDQKASTWVVQARSMDPNVGGLVFQPSQMQFINPMLVMLLIPFLTAVVYPAFQRWGWELTPLRRMPMGLIIGAVSFVIAGFFQVAMEGGTTLNIAWQLLPYIVLTVAEILVSTTGLEFAYTQAPREMKGTVQSVWLVTNTLANVAVAIAAALNVFTGSAQFFFYAALAAAAGVGMALVARRYVVRDYYQSDAQAPLDARTPAVEPKPA encoded by the coding sequence ATGGCCGAGACCTCGACCGCCCCCACCGCCCAGCGCTTCCCGCCCCAGATTCCCTACATCATCGGGAACGAGGCCTGTGAGCGCTTCAGCTTCTACGGGATGCGGAACATCCTCACGGTGTTCTTCATCGACTACCTGCTGCGCACGCACGTGCCGGAGACGGGGGCGCGGGAGGCCCAGGCGAAGAGCCTGATGCACCTGTTCATGGCGGGGGTGTTCTTCTTCCCGCTCATTGGCGGCTACCTGGCGGACCGCTTCTTCGGGAAGTTCCACACCATCTTCGTGCTGAGCCTCGTGTACTGCGGCGGGCACGCGTGCCTGGCGCTCTTCGAGGACAACGCCACGGGCTTCTACACGGGCCTGACGCTCATCGCGATTGGCAGTGGCGGCATCAAGCCGTGCGTGTCCGCGATGGTGGGAGACCAGTTCACGGAGAAGAACAAGCACCTGGTGAAGAAGGTCTTCGCCATCTTCTACTGGACCATCAACTTCGGGTCGTTCTTCGCGTCGCTGTTCGTCCCGCTGCTGATGACGAAGTTCGGCCCGGCGGTGGCCTTTGGCGTGCCGGGCATCCTGATGTTCCTGGCGACGGTCATCTTCTGGGCGGGCCGCAAGCACTACGTGCTGGTGCCGCCCACGGGCCCCAACCCGCACTCGTTCTTCAAGGTGGTGGCCAGCGCGTTCCGCGGAAGGCCCGTGCAGGGCGGCGGCTGGTTGGACCGGGCGAAGGCCGAGCACCCGGCGGACGCGGTGGAGGGCGTGAAGGCGGTGTTCCGGGTGTCCGCGCTGCTGCTGCCCTTCGTGCCCTTCTTCTGGATGCTCTTTGATCAGAAGGCGTCCACGTGGGTGGTGCAGGCGCGGTCCATGGATCCGAACGTGGGCGGCCTGGTGTTCCAGCCCAGCCAGATGCAGTTCATCAACCCCATGCTGGTGATGCTGCTCATCCCCTTCCTGACGGCGGTCGTCTATCCGGCCTTCCAGCGGTGGGGCTGGGAGCTGACGCCGCTCCGGCGCATGCCCATGGGCCTCATCATCGGCGCGGTGTCGTTCGTCATCGCGGGCTTCTTCCAGGTGGCCATGGAGGGCGGCACGACGCTGAACATCGCGTGGCAGCTGCTGCCGTACATCGTGCTGACGGTGGCGGAGATCCTCGTGTCCACCACGGGCCTGGAGTTCGCGTACACGCAGGCCCCGCGGGAGATGAAGGGCACCGTCCAGAGTGTGTGGCTGGTGACGAACACGCTGGCGAACGTGGCGGTGGCCATCGCCGCGGCGCTCAACGTCTTCACGGGCTCCGCGCAGTTCTTCTTCTACGCGGCGCTGGCCGCGGCGGCCGGCGTGGGCATGGCGCTGGTGGCCCGCCGCTACGTGGTGCGGGACTACTACCAGTCGGACGCGCAGGCCCCCCTCGACGCCCGCACCCCCGCGGTGGAGCCCAAGCCGGCTTAG